From the Diprion similis isolate iyDipSimi1 chromosome 1, iyDipSimi1.1, whole genome shotgun sequence genome, the window AAGAAGGTTTATTTACTAATTATCAGTCTGGGCGATGGAAAGGATCCTCCAagctgaaatgaaaaatcagaaagTCTGAATTTTTACCGACATGATCGACGAGGGACCATTGCCCTGTATCAAACTGGGTGACCTAAATCACTTGACAGCCAAGTCTCATGCTGAGACCGGGTTTTGGATCGTTGGAATACAGTTCAAAATGGAAATGGTGTAATgattgttggaaaatgtacAGCCATAGGTAAGTGATTTGAGAATACCAAACCTgccgtttattttcttttatttcccaTTTCATACACCTAGTTAGCGTTGGCTTTAAGCGCTGTTCAAGTAAGTGCCAGGTGAATGGGTATCTCGAGTAATAAGTAAGATACGATACCATGTTACGCAACGCGATTCCGACTTCCCTTTTCAAACGACTAGCACAATGCGAGCTCTGACAACATGTTGACTGCTATCAGTGTTACGCGTCACACGGACAGTCCTCAGGTACAATACTTATTAACACGAGACGCGGTTCCGAGCCACTCGTTGAGCCGAGACGTAGCAAATGGAGGAGATTATTCCGTCACTATAATTAGATGCACCTACCTTCCGATGATTCCAATCTTTTCAGTTTTCGAAGCCATATTTCTTCGGAAATAGTGGAAACGGGCTTCTCGGATAATCACTTGGAGGATCAGTCAGTATCGTGGACGGACTAGACTCGCGGAATTCTTTACGCGACTGGCGTCGCTACACCGCgaatctgtatatatatatacacggtgATGTGTTAAAGCGGCTGCAGACCCCGTTTCCACCACTTCTGCGCAGTGTTTCATACACTAGGCAGCACCGCACATGAAAGACCGAAACTCGACACAACTGGGCCTGCCAGCGTTGTATGTAACTGATTCCAGCatataaatgttttttcatttattcgttGTTCGTCGGGTTTGTTTCCTTACGTCAGTTCCACTGCATGCAGATACTCGTTTTTTCGTTACACCATCGATGAAAAGAAGCCtctcaaaatttaaatatttgaccGTATCAGCACGGATCGTTTTGGTTTTTGGTGTTGCATAAACTTTGCTCATAAACTTGAGGTCGATTGGTGACGGAGATTTCTTATCTAAAATGAGTTCTAAATTCGTAAAATACGTAAGTCTTTCTTGTGAAATATCACCATTTTATGATTGCAAATTAAGAATATtcaagtacatatatatatatcgcgcAAGGTCTTCCAGGTTATCTTGAGACTCAATGTGCTGTTAATTTAATATAGCATTTATAAATGTGGATAACTCAAGACGAATCGCAAAtgggaatattatttttcacaggcTGCTTAGCGCTACTATAACGTTGAAGCCAAACAAGCCGCCTCGACGAAACTTtcactttcaatttattccgCTCGATAGTTAATTTGACaagtcttttttttatttataaaagagCGAGAGTTTCGTGCTCTCTTActcgtttttgaaattttctttttttgccaaaaagtATACATGTCTTGGATAACGCGTTACTGCGAAAAATGTGATCATACGACACAGCCAGCTctctaatttttaatattaggTCAGGTTTAAAAACCAAAAGCATGTAACGAGTTCACATAGCTACGCTTGGATATCTCCTGTAGTATATCTGCTGTTATTGTAGcggattgttttttcaatacatttgATATGGAAACACTCTTGATAATGTCTTACATAATATCCTCGCCTCGTGCAGTTCGGGTTGCTTCCACATCGACCGATTGCCGACCGAACAACAAGATTACTACagcgtataaatatacattcattctatatattcaaatcagctgttcagaaaaaaattgaccttGAGAAATCGAAGCAATGTGACAAATTCCGAGGTAGATATACTTGCatcaaataattgaatgaGAAAAGTAAGGGAACAGGGTAGAAGCTGAACGACCAGTCGCATGTCAATTATTCACCTCAAACTATTGTTTTATAAACAAACTTTATTTTATCGTATGAAATCACGTTTTCGTTCATCTCGATACGTGGACGTCCAATAAGTTTTATACGTTCATGTTTAACACGAAATGGTCCACCGTGGGAATTTGAATTCAATCACGTCAGTTAAACACGATCGAGGAAATTAACCGTAAACGGATGCTGCGGAACGATCATGTTGAACTGCCAATGGCTTCTATGCCTTGTCGTCGTACTAGGTATGaacatattttacatttccGTAAAACGAATCGGCATATTTGCTAATCCCCACATGCCGTGGCAATCATGAGAAAAACTCAATGATctccaaaattataaattaaataatcaatGTACAGTTCGGTTGGATGTTGTTATCGAAACTCTGTATATTATGATAATTGCCGTCTGACTGATAATAATATGTTATAATTACGTTGTTCACGAGATATTGTATGAGCCATTCCATAATAAATCGATCACCCTCCAAGCAATGATGATATTGAAGCAATTTTATTTAGGTGAAAAATTCAGTCAAACAATTTTCATGATCTCGCATATTCGAGAAATTCAACCCAATAACTGTTCATCCTTCCTGCATCCGATTTAGGGCTATCAGCGCGTCGAGCATCATCGATGAATGAGCAGCCAGCTCACGGGAAGAACTATTCCCAAAAATCAAGGGAAAATGACGCGATCCCTTTACTGAATGCGGATTCAGACAGCAAAATGCGACCAGCTGAGGAGCATGCAGAAGAAGATAATCAGGATCAAGTGCGGCCTGCGAGTCCAGGTGTTACCACTATTGACCTAGCAGCAAATTCAACAAGTATAAACGGGAGCGCCACCTTCGGTGAAGAcgagtttatttattcaccaaTTCATCGGAACAatgacttattgttagtaaggACTAATTTTCTAATAACTTTCCGGTTTCAGTATCAAACGTCGGGAAACTGGGTTCTACCCACGATCAATCGCACTCGAAGCGACACTCGCGGCGGTCGAAATTGTACCGAAGAGAAAGCAAAGTGAAGTCGCGTGGAAGTTTGACGAAGAACAATGCTGCGAGTCCGATTCAGACACTCTCCGGCATTGAAAAGTCTGGCGGTCTATATCAGGATCCCCCCCGGGGCCCAAAACGGAACAATGGATTAGCCAAACTCTTGGACTCCACCTCAAAAACGTCCAACACCACATCGGCGCCGAATTCTGTCGTTGTGAGCCGCAATGATTCAACTCCGTCCACTCTTCTTTCTACAGATGAAAACAAAGTTCTTCGAGATAAATCATCAGACGAGTCCTCCAAACTAGCTAAAGGATCAGGTGCGTCAACCAGTTTTTAACGAACGTGGATTGAATATCACGCATTAAAACACCGCTTTAGGTTCGACTGAAAATTGGTTCAACTTCtcctcgtcgtcatcgtcgtcagCGGAGTCTACGATTAACGAAACTGCGTCATCCGTCGAGCTGATGGCGTTCGGATTCGAAAGCGCTGAAGAGTTTCGCAGGTCTGCTTCGACAACTTCAAGTCACGTGGCATCTTCATCAATTGCGGCGATTCCTTCGTCTTCCACAACGACAGGATTAGCGACTCAAGTCTCGGATCGATCTTTTGACATGTCGAAATCCAATTCTGGTCGCCCATTCAGTGTCGAGATGATCAATCGAAGTCAACCGGTGCAGAGAGCTGCGAAACAACGTGATGTAGACGATAATGGTTTTGTATACAGTGTTCACTCGGAGGAAAATCGAGATGTAGCCCGTGAAACCAACGAATCGTTTACCTCGACTAGAACGCCTGGCGATAACCTGACGAAGGATCATTCAGGTGAAATATTCATAATCAGAATTTTCAATCTACTTAGTAAAATAACCAACTCTACATTTACATTCTGTGTTCTCAGGAATTTCGACAACAAGAGGAAGCGATTCGTCTACGTTGGAAACCTCCTATAATACGAGCTCGAGAATTTCGGTGGTTCGTAATGGGTCAGATACCGATTCCGTCGCTGAAAGTGCAAAGAATTCGAGTCACGACAGACCTGACTTCAACGGATATTCATTGAGCTCAGTGAATGATAGTTTGAATCGATTGACTCTCTTGAAGGTAGCCGATACTCTGAAACACATTGATTCTCGAGAAGCTCGTCATTCGTATGCTTACAGTAATTCCACATTCTCTGAAATCTCGGACGATGCCTCGCCAAAACTCCAAACTGAGTCTGTAAAGCTTTTGCAGCCTTCGTTAGGAGCTGGACTGCATTCGCCGAAACGTAACGATACTGAGCTTAAAGCAGCCGACGATTCATTCGCATTGCCGATACGGATGTCGATCGATGGGCCCCTGAAATTGACGATTCCTTTGAACATTGAGACGATGGCCAAGGCTGGCACGAGCGACAATTCAGCAGAAAAGAACGTGGAAGTTCCACGTCAGTTGAAAACATCAGCAACGACTTCTAGTGGTCCTTCTTTGCCGGAGATTGTATCCAAAAAGAGAAACGCTGATCACGGACCCCTCGATTTGGACCAGTATCTATCATCGAAATGCACCCCGGGTTCTTCGACTGAGCGGTCGGAAAACGTCCGGAGAGTCGATAAGGAAACCCTGGTTGATGGACAGCGTACTGGTGCTGTGACGCTCGCAGTTCCTGAAAGCAGCATTTCCAAACTGGAACACTGTTTGACGCGGTCCTCTTCGTCAGCGATGCCCCGTGATTTGATTAACGATCCTGAACGCCGCCTCGAGGCTCTTGTGGCGTCAATTATTCCCGGCAATCCcgaggagagagaagaagcCGATACGACGTTTGCACTAAATCGAAGTCACGACGAAGATGCTAAAGCTAGCCAACCGGCCTATTCCTCTCCTGAACGCCGAGGCCCCCAAAGTTTACCTGACTCGGACGTGATTGTTTTGGAAAGTTTCGAGCCAGTAGTTAGCGAGTTAGTGACTGCTCTTGAAGAAGTTGTCGATGTTGATAATTCCCCAGGGTTCATAGGCCTCGAAGAACACTGCAACACGTCTTCATTTAATGTTTTTATACCGTCTGTAAATTCCCGTGAAATTGTCGCCAGGGCAATAGAAGATGATCCTAGCTCACTGGTTCCGAAGCTCAATGAGCCAGTGGCGAGGTTTGAAACGCAGAATATCACGACGGAAGACAGTCTCTACATCATGGAAGGCTTTGGTTTGTTCAAAAACAGTCCTGAAGATGTTTCCGAACTCGAGGAAGAACTCGATCGAAGGAGGAGCGCTACCTTGGACTATGCCGAGACGGAAGGATACCTGGCATATTCACCACCCGGTGATCGTGCCCCAGGACTGAAAGTCATCGATGAGATCGAGTTAAAAGCCAAATTGCCAGTCAAGCAAGAATCACTGGTTGCCGATGTCCTGTGGAATCGAAATTTCGGAGGTAACACATGATACGCTTATTTGGTCATTTGTACTTTGGAATACAATATGCGAATTTGACACTTCGATTTCAAGGTGCAAAATATTTTAGTGAAACTTAAATTACGTAGATTTATTTTAATCTCATGATCCAATCATAATATTTAGGATACTATTTAATACGTTGAAAAGTAtttcacgatgaaaatcactgcTTAACTTGAAACGGTGTTATTATTTTCCTCAGAAGAAATGGACGATCTGTGGTGGCTGGACGATGAAACTGGAAATGCAATTAGG encodes:
- the LOC124404934 gene encoding serine-rich adhesin for platelets-like isoform X1; this encodes MLRPGFGSLEYSSKWKWCNDWLSARRASSMNEQPAHGKNYSQKSRENDAIPLLNADSDSKMRPAEEHAEEDNQDQVRPASPGVTTIDLAANSTSINGSATFVSNVGKLGSTHDQSHSKRHSRRSKLYRRESKVKSRGSLTKNNAASPIQTLSGIEKSGGLYQDPPRGPKRNNGLAKLLDSTSKTSNTTSAPNSVVVSRNDSTPSTLLSTDENKVLRDKSSDESSKLAKGSGSTENWFNFSSSSSSSAESTINETASSVELMAFGFESAEEFRRSASTTSSHVASSSIAAIPSSSTTTGLATQVSDRSFDMSKSNSGRPFSVEMINRSQPVQRAAKQRDVDDNGFVYSVHSEENRDVARETNESFTSTRTPGDNLTKDHSGISTTRGSDSSTLETSYNTSSRISVVRNGSDTDSVAESAKNSSHDRPDFNGYSLSSVNDSLNRLTLLKVADTLKHIDSREARHSYAYSNSTFSEISDDASPKLQTESVKLLQPSLGAGLHSPKRNDTELKAADDSFALPIRMSIDGPLKLTIPLNIETMAKAGTSDNSAEKNVEVPRQLKTSATTSSGPSLPEIVSKKRNADHGPLDLDQYLSSKCTPGSSTERSENVRRVDKETLVDGQRTGAVTLAVPESSISKLEHCLTRSSSSAMPRDLINDPERRLEALVASIIPGNPEEREEADTTFALNRSHDEDAKASQPAYSSPERRGPQSLPDSDVIVLESFEPVVSELVTALEEVVDVDNSPGFIGLEEHCNTSSFNVFIPSVNSREIVARAIEDDPSSLVPKLNEPVARFETQNITTEDSLYIMEGFGLFKNSPEDVSELEEELDRRRSATLDYAETEGYLAYSPPGDRAPGLKVIDEIELKAKLPVKQESLVADVLWNRNFGEMDDLWWLDDETGNAIRKSVQNRDAQQKSLFNPSKYPATLRDVNEVRSPVNSLLIRENMTEKSTRHFYVLPTIYVLIGMCVIIVGCSIWYSKKRVKRRSNLPKLKYFVPQRQETTEAIV
- the LOC124404934 gene encoding serine-rich adhesin for platelets-like isoform X2, with the translated sequence MLNCQWLLCLVVVLGLSARRASSMNEQPAHGKNYSQKSRENDAIPLLNADSDSKMRPAEEHAEEDNQDQVRPASPGVTTIDLAANSTSINGSATFVSNVGKLGSTHDQSHSKRHSRRSKLYRRESKVKSRGSLTKNNAASPIQTLSGIEKSGGLYQDPPRGPKRNNGLAKLLDSTSKTSNTTSAPNSVVVSRNDSTPSTLLSTDENKVLRDKSSDESSKLAKGSGSTENWFNFSSSSSSSAESTINETASSVELMAFGFESAEEFRRSASTTSSHVASSSIAAIPSSSTTTGLATQVSDRSFDMSKSNSGRPFSVEMINRSQPVQRAAKQRDVDDNGFVYSVHSEENRDVARETNESFTSTRTPGDNLTKDHSGISTTRGSDSSTLETSYNTSSRISVVRNGSDTDSVAESAKNSSHDRPDFNGYSLSSVNDSLNRLTLLKVADTLKHIDSREARHSYAYSNSTFSEISDDASPKLQTESVKLLQPSLGAGLHSPKRNDTELKAADDSFALPIRMSIDGPLKLTIPLNIETMAKAGTSDNSAEKNVEVPRQLKTSATTSSGPSLPEIVSKKRNADHGPLDLDQYLSSKCTPGSSTERSENVRRVDKETLVDGQRTGAVTLAVPESSISKLEHCLTRSSSSAMPRDLINDPERRLEALVASIIPGNPEEREEADTTFALNRSHDEDAKASQPAYSSPERRGPQSLPDSDVIVLESFEPVVSELVTALEEVVDVDNSPGFIGLEEHCNTSSFNVFIPSVNSREIVARAIEDDPSSLVPKLNEPVARFETQNITTEDSLYIMEGFGLFKNSPEDVSELEEELDRRRSATLDYAETEGYLAYSPPGDRAPGLKVIDEIELKAKLPVKQESLVADVLWNRNFGEEMDDLWWLDDETGNAIRKSVQNRDAQQKSLFNPSKYPATLRDVNEVRSPVNSLLIRENMTEKSTRHFYVLPTIYVLIGMCVIIVGCSIWYSKKRVKRRSNLPKLKYFVPQRQETTEAIV